Proteins encoded in a region of the Tripterygium wilfordii isolate XIE 37 chromosome 21, ASM1340144v1, whole genome shotgun sequence genome:
- the LOC119988466 gene encoding 50S ribosomal protein L13, chloroplastic, which yields MAIVLSVSSSSLMLSSSSPSTSCSLPPNPFLSSLKKSTPFFGIALASSRPSVRPAFSFSTASNRNFQAVRSKAEAVVHIPLDQRWMFEESEVNGPDIWNTTWYPKAADHINTEKPWYIVDATDKILGRLASTIAIHIRGKNLATFTPSVDMGAFVIVVNADKVAVSGKKRTQKLYRRHSGRPGGMKVETFQQLQQRIPERIIEHAVRGMLPKGRLGRQLFNHLKVYKGPEHPHEAQKPIELPIRDKRIQKQT from the exons ATGGCGATTGTTCTCAGTGTTTCGTCTTCTTCATTGATGCTATCTTCTTCCTCACCATCAACATCTTGTTCTTTGCCGCCAAACCCGTTTCTGAGTTCGCTGAAGAAGAGCACTCCCTTTTTTGGCATCGCACTGGCATCTTCAAGACCTTCTGTACGCCCTGCATTTTCCTTCAGTACTGCCTCCAATCGCAATTTCCAGGCTGTGCGTAGCAAGGCTGAGGCCGTCGTTCATATTCCTCTTGATCAACGATGGATGTTCGAAGAGTCTGAAGTCAATGGCCCC GACATATGGAATACCACTTGGTATCCGAAAGCAGCAGATCATATCAACACGGAGAAGCCATGGTACATTGTGGACGCAACAGACAAAATTCTGGGGAGACTGGCATCAACAATTGCCATTCATATCCGTGGAAAGAATTTGGCGACTTTCACTCCTAGTGTGGACATGGGGGCCTTTGTAATTGTG GTTAATGCAGACAAGGTAGCTGTATCTGGGAAGAAGAGAACACAAAAGCTCTATAGGAGGCATTCGGGAAGACCTGGGGGTATGAAAGTGGAAACATTCCAACAGCTGCAGCAGAGAATTCCTGAAAGAATTATTGAACATGCTGTTCGTGGCATGCTTCCTAAAGGGAGG CTTGGCAGACAACTGTTCAACCACCTCAAGGTTTACAAGGGCCCAGAGCATCCACATGAAGCACAAAAACCCATTGAGCTCCCCATAAGAGACAAGAGGATACAAAAGCAGACATAG
- the LOC119989687 gene encoding probable cellulose synthase A catalytic subunit 5 [UDP-forming] — MEAIGLVAGSQNSNEFVIIRRNSESTARPLQLMGRPICHICGDDVGVTVDEEPFVACNECAFPICKTCYEYERREGSQVCPQCKTRFKRLKGCARVDGDEEEDDIDDLENEFNFDGKNRDNMHQDLEMDTMLLHSQVPLLTNGQMVDDSSLEQHALVPSFSEVSSDGGKRIHPIPLPNPSVPEKPRPMDPSKDLAAYGYGSIAWKERMGKWKQNQGKVLQILKNENTSKDTENDSDDQVLPLMDEGRQPLSRKMPVPSNQINPYRIIIIIRLVVLGFFFHYRITHPVHNAYALWLVSVICEIWFALSWILDQFPKWLPIDRKTYLDRLSLRYEKKGRPSQLSAVDIFVTTVDPTKEPPLVTANTVLSILAVDYPVDKVTCYVSDDGAAMLTFEALSEASEFARTWVPFCKKFDIEPRAPEWYFAQKIDYLTDKVMPSFVKERRAMKREYEEFKVRINALVAAAQKVPEEGWTMQDGTPWPGNNVRDHPGMIQVFLGGSGGHDTDGNKLPRLVYVSREKRPGFNHHKKAGAMNALVRVSGVLTNAPYVLNLDCDHYINNSKALREAMCFLMDSLIGKMVCYVQFPQRFDGIDRSDRYANRNAVFFDINMKGLDGIQGPIYVGTGCVFRRIALYGYDAPKKKKLPMRTCNCLPEWCYCGCCCSKRRKKKTKSASAELNKRNSRKEDGAGSMEIVKVGNEGTEGECLKVVSDHKLEKKFGQSPVFISSTLVEEGGKLKSASAASLLTEAIHVISCGYENKTEWGKEVGWIYGSVTEDILTGFKMHCHGWRSIYCVPDRPAFKGSAPINLSDRLHQVLRWALGSIEIFFSKHCPLWYSYGGGLKWLERLSYINATIYPWTSIPLVAYCTLPAVCLLTGKFIIPELSNAAGLWFISLFICIFGTSMLEMKWSGVGIDDWWRNEQFWVIGGVSAHLFAVFQGLLKVLAGVNTNFTVTSKSTDDDGEFSALYELKWTSLLIPPTTLLIVNLIGVVAGISEAINNGYQSWGPLFGKLFFAFWVMVHLYPFLKGLMGRQNRTPTIIIVWSMLLASIFSLLWVRIDPFLAKSDAPILDECGVDCT, encoded by the exons ATGGAGGCCATTGGTTTGGTTGCTGGTTCTCAGAACAGCAATGAATTCGTCATAATCCGTCGTAACAGTGAATCAACA GCGAGGCCATTGCAGCTGATGGGAAGACCAATATGCCATATTTGCGGAGACGATGTGGGGGTAACAGTTGATGAAGAACCGTTCGTGGCCTGCAACGAGTGTGCATTTCCTATCTGCAAAACTTGCTATGAATACGAGCGTAGGGAAGGGAGTCAAGTTTGCCCTCAGTGCAAGACTAGATTTAAACGTCTTAAGG GGTGTGCCCGAGTCGATggagatgaagaagaggatgacATTGATGACTTGGAGAACGAGTTCAACTTCGACGGGAAGAACAGAGATAATATGCATCAGGATCTTGAAATGGACACCATGCTTCTTCATAGTCAAGTTCCTCTCTTAACTAATGGCCAAATG GTTGATGACAGTTCTCTCGAACAACATGCCTTGGTGCCTTCGTTCTCGGAGGTTAGCAGTGATGGTGGCAAGAGGATCCACCCGATTCCCCTTCCAAATCCTAGCGTCCCAG AGAAACCAAGGCCAATGGATCCTTCCAAGGACTTGGCTGCTTATGGTTATGGAAGCATTGCTTGGAAGGAAAGGATGGGAAAATGGAAACAAAACCAAGGAAAAGTTCTACAGATTTTGAAAAACGAAAATACGAGCAAAGACACAGAAAATGATAGCGATGACCAAGTTCTACCACT AATGGATGAGGGGAGGCAACCGTTGTCTAGAAAGATGCCAGTTCCATCAAACCAAATCAACCCATACCGAATAATCATAATTATCCGACTTGTGGTTCTTGGGTTCTTCTTCCATTATCGTATCACGCACCCTGTACATAACGCATATGCATTGTGGCTTGTATCTGTAATCTGTGAGATTTGGTTTGCACTTTCATGGATTCTTGATCAATTCCCCAAGTGGCTTCCTATTGATAGGAAAACTTACCTCGATAGATTGTCACTAAG GTACGAGAAGAAAGGCCGGCCTTCTCAACTTTCTGCAGTTGATATATTCGTTACCACAGTTGATCCAACAAAAGAACCGCCGCTGGTGACTGCAAACACTGTTCTATCAATTCTAGCAGTGGATTATCCCGTTGATAAGGTCACATGTTACGTTTCCGATGATGGCGCTGCTATGCTAACGTTCGAGGCACTGTCAGAAGCATCGGAGTTTGCTAGGACGTGGGTGCCTTTCTGCAAGAAGTTTGACATTGAGCCACGAGCACCTGAGTGGTATTTTGCTCAAAAGATTGATTACCTAACAGATAAGGTGATGCCTTCATTTGTGAAGGAACGAAGAGCGATGAAG AGAGAATATGAGGAGTTCAAAGTTCGTATTAATGCGTTGGTTGCCGCGGCTCAAAAAGTCCCGGAAGAAGGTTGGACAATGCAGGATGGGACTCCGTGGCCTGGGAATAACGTGCGCGATCATCCCGGGATGATTCAG GTTTTTCTCGGAGGAAGTGGAGGACATGACACAGATGGAAATAAATTACCAAGACTTGTTTATGTTTCTAGAGAAAAGAGACCTGGATTTAATCATCACAAGAAGGCTGGGGCAATGAATGCTTTG GTTAGAGTCTCTGGTGTGCTCACAAATGCACCTTATGTATTGAATTTGGACTGTGATCACTACATCAATAACAGTAAGGCACTCAGGGAGGCAATGTGTTTCTTGATGGATTCATTGATTGGAAAAATGGTATGTTATGTCCAATTCCCTCAAAGGTTTGACGGAATCGACAGGAGTGATCGATACGCCAATCGTAACGCTGTATTTTTCGat ATCAACATGAAAGGTTTGGATGGCATTCAAGGACCTATATATGTTGGGACTGGATGTGTGTTCAGAAGGATTGCACTCTATGGCTACGATGCTccgaaaaagaagaagctcCCGATGAGGACCTGCAATTGTTTGCCTGAGTGGTGCTATTGTGGATGTTGTTGTTccaaaaggagaaagaagaaaaccaaaAGTGCTAGTGCTGAGCTAAACAAGAGAAATTCAAGGAAAGAAGATGGTGCAGGCTCTATGGAGATTGTCAAAGTGGGTAATGAAG GAACTGAAGGGGAATGTTTGAAGGTGGTATCGGACCATAAACTAGAAAAGAAGTTTGGGCAATCCCCTGTATTTATTTCATCAACTTTGGTAGAGGAAGGTGGAAAACTAAAAAGTGCTAGCGCTGCATCTTTGTTAACAGAAGCCATCCATGTGATTAGCTGTGGCTATGAAAATAAAACAGAGTGGGGAAAAGAG GTTGGGTGGATTTACGGCTCAGTTACAGAGGACATATTGACCGGTTTTAAGATGCATTGCCATGGATGGCGCTCCATATATTGTGTTCCTGATAGGCCTGCGTTCAAAGGATCTGCCCCGATAAATCTTTCCGATCGCTTGCACCAGGTCCTTCGATGGGCTCTTGGGTCCATTGAAATATTTTTCAGCAAGCATTGTCCTTTGTGGTATAGTTATGGAGGTGGCTTGAAATGGTTAGAACGTTTGTCTTACATAAATGCTACCATCTATCCGTGGACATCAATTCCTCTGGTAGCCTATTGTACTCTGCCTGCTGTCTGCTTGCTAACTGGAAAATTCATCATTCCAGAG TTGAGCAACGCCGCCGGCCTTTGGTTTATTTCACTCTTCATTTGTATCTTCGGCACAAGTATGCTAGAAATGAAATGGAGCGGAGTTGGCATTGACGACTGGTGGAGAAACGAGCAATTCTGGGTGATCGGAGGTGTGTCAGCCCATCTCTTCGCCGTGTTTCAGGGGCTTCTGAAGGTTCTAGCCGGTGTCAATACAAACTTTACAGTGACATCAAAATCAACAGACGACGACGGAGAATTCTCCGCACTCTATGAATTGAAATGGACTTCCTTGCTCATTCCACCAACAACACTGCTTATAGTAAACCTCATAGGAGTAGTTGCTGGCATCTCAGAGGCAATAAACAATGGGTATCAGTCATGGGGGCCTCTGTTTGGTAAACTCTTCTTTGCATTTTGGGTAATGGTTCACCTTTATCCTTTCTTGAAAGGTTTGATGGGTAGACAGAATAGAACTCCCACTATCATTATAGTTTGGTCCATGTTGCTTGCTTCAATCTTCTCCCTTTTGTGGGTTAGAATTGATCCATTCTTGGCCAAGTCGGATGCCCCCATTTTGGATGAATGTGGAGTGGATTGTACTTGA
- the LOC119988506 gene encoding protein trichome birefringence-like 41 isoform X2, with protein sequence MGFLFHYNLFTFLALFSIIIGKANGGGRDCDLFTGSWIMDPSYPLYHASTCPFIEREFSCQKNGRPELDYTMYRWKPLGCNLTRFNGEAFLEKHRGKSIMFVGDSLSRNQWQSLTCMLHSSVPNSKYNLTRAGDVSTFTFTDHGVKVMLDRNVYLVDVVREKIGRVLKLDSIEGSKLWKGVDMLIFNTWHWWNRRGSSQPWDYIKMGNEIKKDMDRLLAFEAALTTWAGWVDSNIDPKKTRVFFQGISPSHYNGSEWNKPSAKSCVREAKPVVGSTYPGGIPQSLFVLKKALRKISKTVTLLDITNLSLLRKDGHPSIYGLGGRTAMDCSHWCLEGVPDTWNEILYNLIL encoded by the exons ATGGGTTTTTTGTTTCATTACAATTTGTTCACATTTCTTGCTCTTTTTTCCATCATTATTGGCAAGGCAAATGGTGGTGGAAGAGATTGTGATTTGTTCACTGGGAGTTGGATCATGGACCCCTCCTACCCTCTCTACCATGCCTCGACGTGTCCTTTCATTGAGAGGGAGTTCAGTTGCCAGAAGAATGGCCGGCCGGAACTCGATTACACCATGTACAGATGGAAGCCCCTCGGCTGCAATTTAACCAG GTTCAATGGGGAAGCATTTTTGGAGAAACATAGAGGGAAGAGCATTATGTTTGTGGGAGATTCATTAAGCAGAAATCAATGGCAGTCATTGACATGCATGCTTCATTCTTCAGTACCTAATTCCAAATACAATCTCACAAGGGCAGGGGATGTCTCCACCTTCACATTCACT GATCATGGAGTTAAAGTGATGCTTGATCGAAATGTGTACCTTGTAGACGTTGTGAGAGAAAAAATTGGTAGGGTTTTGAAACTTGACTCAATTGAGGGCAGCAAGCTATGGAAAGGAGTTGACATGCTCATCTTCAACACTTGGCATTGGTGGAACCGTAGAGGATCTTCACAACC atGGGATTATATAAAGATGGGAAATGAGATCAAAAAGGACATGGACCGTTTGCTTGCTTTTGAGGCCGCCCTTACAACATGGGCCGGATGGGTGGATTCAAATATAGATCCAAAGAAAACTAGGGTTTTCTTTCAAGGCATTTCTCCATCTCATTACAA CGGGTCGGAATGGAATAAACCAAGTGCAAAGAGTTGTGTGAGAGAGGCAAAACCAGTCGTGGGCTCGACATATCCCGGAGGCATCCCACAATCATTGTTTGTGCTAAAAAAGGCGCTGCGAAAAATTTCAAAGACGGTGACATTGCTCGATATTACCAATCTTTCACTGCTGCGGAAAGATGGACATCCTTCAATCTATGGTTTGGGAGGAAGAACAGCAATGGATTGTAGTCATTGGTGTCTTGAAGGTGTTCCAGATACTTGGAACGAGATTCTTTACAATCTCATTCTTTGA
- the LOC119988506 gene encoding protein trichome birefringence-like 41 isoform X1, translating to MGFLFHYNLFTFLALFSIIIGKANGGGRDCDLFTGSWIMDPSYPLYHASTCPFIEREFSCQKNGRPELDYTMYRWKPLGCNLTRFVRFNGEAFLEKHRGKSIMFVGDSLSRNQWQSLTCMLHSSVPNSKYNLTRAGDVSTFTFTDHGVKVMLDRNVYLVDVVREKIGRVLKLDSIEGSKLWKGVDMLIFNTWHWWNRRGSSQPWDYIKMGNEIKKDMDRLLAFEAALTTWAGWVDSNIDPKKTRVFFQGISPSHYNGSEWNKPSAKSCVREAKPVVGSTYPGGIPQSLFVLKKALRKISKTVTLLDITNLSLLRKDGHPSIYGLGGRTAMDCSHWCLEGVPDTWNEILYNLIL from the exons ATGGGTTTTTTGTTTCATTACAATTTGTTCACATTTCTTGCTCTTTTTTCCATCATTATTGGCAAGGCAAATGGTGGTGGAAGAGATTGTGATTTGTTCACTGGGAGTTGGATCATGGACCCCTCCTACCCTCTCTACCATGCCTCGACGTGTCCTTTCATTGAGAGGGAGTTCAGTTGCCAGAAGAATGGCCGGCCGGAACTCGATTACACCATGTACAGATGGAAGCCCCTCGGCTGCAATTTAACCAGGTTCGTACG GTTCAATGGGGAAGCATTTTTGGAGAAACATAGAGGGAAGAGCATTATGTTTGTGGGAGATTCATTAAGCAGAAATCAATGGCAGTCATTGACATGCATGCTTCATTCTTCAGTACCTAATTCCAAATACAATCTCACAAGGGCAGGGGATGTCTCCACCTTCACATTCACT GATCATGGAGTTAAAGTGATGCTTGATCGAAATGTGTACCTTGTAGACGTTGTGAGAGAAAAAATTGGTAGGGTTTTGAAACTTGACTCAATTGAGGGCAGCAAGCTATGGAAAGGAGTTGACATGCTCATCTTCAACACTTGGCATTGGTGGAACCGTAGAGGATCTTCACAACC atGGGATTATATAAAGATGGGAAATGAGATCAAAAAGGACATGGACCGTTTGCTTGCTTTTGAGGCCGCCCTTACAACATGGGCCGGATGGGTGGATTCAAATATAGATCCAAAGAAAACTAGGGTTTTCTTTCAAGGCATTTCTCCATCTCATTACAA CGGGTCGGAATGGAATAAACCAAGTGCAAAGAGTTGTGTGAGAGAGGCAAAACCAGTCGTGGGCTCGACATATCCCGGAGGCATCCCACAATCATTGTTTGTGCTAAAAAAGGCGCTGCGAAAAATTTCAAAGACGGTGACATTGCTCGATATTACCAATCTTTCACTGCTGCGGAAAGATGGACATCCTTCAATCTATGGTTTGGGAGGAAGAACAGCAATGGATTGTAGTCATTGGTGTCTTGAAGGTGTTCCAGATACTTGGAACGAGATTCTTTACAATCTCATTCTTTGA